TCGATAACGGCCTGCCCATCGGCATCGTCGATGTCGAAAAGTCGGCTGAGCATGTCGATAAACGGATAATAGGGCACACCGCCGTTATAAGCATAGGCGTAGCCGTCCAGCCAGCAGATGGCTTCTGCATCGGAGGAGCGTTTGAATTCCGCAATCAAACGGCTTTTTCCGGTGCCCGCATCCCCGCATACGGTGATGACCGTGCCTTCCTTGCGCTGCAGCCGGAGGGCGGCATCCTCCATAGTCTTCAGTTCCCACGCCCTGCCCACCAGTCTGGCCTTCAACCCGTGGATGCGCCGCACCTTATCCGGCCGGGGAATCAACGATTGGACGCCGTACACCGGAACCGGATGGGTGCGTCCTTTCACCGGCACCGGTTCGCGTAGGGCGAAATGGAAAAAGCCTGCGGCGGCCGAAAAGACGCCGCTCTCCACCAGCACCTCGCCCGGCAGGGCCATGTCCCGGATGCGGGCGGCCAGGTTCACGGTTTCGCCGGTGATGCCGTGCCGGCCGGTTCGCTCTTCCGTTGACCCGGTAACCACCAGACCGGTGGCAACGCCGGAGCGCATGGCCAGGGCAACGCCGATGCGTTCGGTAAAACGGCTCTCCACGCGCGCAACCACCTGATGGATCTCCATGGCCGCCCGAATGGCCCGGATGGCATCGTCTTCATGGGCGTGCGGCATGCCGAAAACCGCCAGGACGCCATCCCATAGGATGCGGTCGACATGTCCGTCGTAACGGGTAATGATTTTCACCATCTCCTCGAAAAGTCGACGGGTGACGTCCTGGATATCTTCCGGGTCGACCCGGTTGGCAATCTCCTGATAGCGGTTGATGTCCGAAAACAGAACGGTGACGTGTTTGCGTTCGCTTTTGAGTCGTTTGATGGTTTGAGCGGAATCGTTCTTCAGCGGCATGCCGCACTGATCGCAGAACCGACTCTCCGGAAGGTTCGAACTCCGGCAATGAAGGCATATTTTCATCGGCACCAGCGCCGAACCACAGTTGCTGCAAGACAAAGCCTGTCTGTCGGCCTCACGGTGGCACTTGGGACAGATCATCGATGGCAACTCTTTCATGACAAATCGTCGATTGCGGGAATTCAGCAAGTGATACCCGACACACCGATGCAAGTCAAACTTTCATTGGTCCTGCACGCGGATCGCGTTCGCTCGGCCTGGTTCACAAGGTTGCGTTGAAGAAAGACGGGGATTATAGATGGGGTGATGCTCCCGAAGGCGATCGGCGCGCTCTACCTGAAAAGAAGGAAAAGCCATAACCGGCAGGGCTTTCGACCAAATCCAGGTCGCTGAAGAAATGCGTTTGCTAAAACAGGATCGTGTTTCATTGAAAACGGCCAATACCTATTGATCCGTCATGGCGAGCTTAACGCCCAACGCTGCGAAGGTTGCTGCAAAGGCGCGTTGCAGCCGGCCAATAAATCTCGGCGAACGGGCAACGTACCTGCGGACCCCATTGGCGAAAATTCCGTAGAGAATAAAAATGACCAGGGTCATGGCCATGAACATGATGCTCAAAAGAATCATTTGAACGGTTGGCGAGGCCGCATTGGGAGGGACGAAAAGCGGCAGGAACGCCAGGAAAAAAATGGACAGCTTCGGATTCAGGATATTGATCAGAAAGCCCCTTTTGACAATCGGCCACCATCCGGTTTTCAAAGCGGACGCATCCAATGTCAGCGAGCCGGTCTCCCGCCACATGTTCCAGGCCAGATAAAGCAGATAGACCGCGCCTGCATATTTGATCCCCTGATACAAAATCGCACTGGTATGTAAAATGGCCGAAAGCCCGAGGATGCTCGCCGACAGGTGGGGCAGGATGCCGGCGGTGCAGCCGATGGCAGCGGCGACGCTGGCTTTCCAACCCGAGAAAAGGCCATTGGACACCGTGTAGATCACCCCGGTTCCCGGAACGAGAACCACGATCAAGGATGTTGTCAGAAATTCCATGTCGAACATCGTTCCATCCCCTCCCCGCATACGAATCAGAACCACATTTCCAAAATCGCTTCAGCCATCTGGAAACTCGTTTTTTACTTAAATGTCAAAAAATTTTTTCGGCGGACCAGGATCGGATTTCGCTGATTTCAGGGGCGCTCAATCCCAACGACTCCAGAAAATCCTGGTGGGCCTCGGGAGACATGTGCTCGAAGGCCACATGCCATTGCCCCATGGCCGCATCGTCCAGGCCGGCGCCGCGCAGCACCGCCACCCAACGCGCTTTGTCCAGCACACGGGTCCCGGCCAGCAGCGAACGGTCCTTGAGCAGGTCAACGATCACCTGCTGCTGGGTGCGCAAGGCCCGGATCTCCCGGTTCAGGGCCTCCAGCCTGCGCTCTAAAGCCTGCACTGTTTTGTGTCGGGGCGTTGTCAGAATGGACTTGATCTCCTGCAAGGAGAGCCCTGCGCTGCGGTAACGGCAGATCTGCGCCAACCGCCGACGATCGGCTGCGCTGTAAACCCGGTAGTTGGCGCGGCTGCGCTGCGACGGCCGCAGCAGCCCGATGCGGTCGTAGTACAGCAGGGTGCTGCGGGACAATCCGTGCAGCCGGGCCAGTTGAGAGATGCGGTAGACCGGCTCAATGGTGGCTGTCTTGGCCATAGTATCGGGTTTCGAGATTCAGGTCGGCCATCTTTAGCATGGCCCCTGTTTTCAGATAGTGATTGAGCATCTTTTCGACGGCGGCCTTTTCCAGTTCAAACGCCTCGTCCGTAAGGTTCCGGATCCACCGGTTGCCGGCTTCGCTCAGACCGGTATACGTGTTTGTCCAGACCGACAGGGAACCGTCGTCTGTGGCCTTCAGGGATATATCCATCCGGTTGATCTTCAGCCCGGGGGTGACCCGGATGAATTCGATGGCCCGGTCTTTTTCGTAGCGGCACACCACCCAAATTTCAGTGCCGCCCTGGGATTCGAAATCGGTGGTAAAGACGGCGTTGTTCTCGGCCCTGCCACCGGTCGAAAAAACCATATCACAGGACCAGGGCTCGATCCAATCGGTTTCGCGAACAGGACAAAGCAGCGGAAAGACCTCGGCGGGTGGGGCGCAAAGGTGCATGGTAAAGCTTTTGACAATACGTTCTGCGGTAAATTCGTTCATCGTTGCATCTCCTTGGTGATGGGTCATTTGGCTTCTGTCCACCTGCATAAACTGTGAAGCCGTAGACGGGTCAAGCGCCAAATTCCCGTTTTGCGAATTGTATGGCACCCTTTCCAAGTGGCCGCTGCTGGTGTATATTCCAAAAGCCCCTCGTTGCCCCTCTCATCATACAAGGAGACAAAGTTATGGAAAAAAGCGTACTGGTGCCCGTCGCCGACGGCACCGAAGAGTTGGAGGCCGTTGCCATTATCGACGTGCTTCGCCGGGCCGGCGCGGCCGTCACCATGGCTTCGGTAAGCGGCGATCGACAGATCACGGCGTCTCGCGGAGTGGTCATCGTCGCCGACGACCTGATCGAGGCGTGTGTGGAAAAGGATTATGACCTGGTGGTGCTGCCCGGCGGAATTCCCGGCGCCCAGAACCTGCGCGATTCCGACCTGCTGAAACAGATATTGATCCGTCAGCGGGAAAAGGAACGCCTCTATGGGGCGATTTGCGCCAGCCCGGCCATCGTTCTGGAGCACCATGGGCTGCTGGCCGGCCATCAGGCCACTTGCCATCCGGGCTTTACGGACGGCTTGTCCGACAAGACGCGAATCGACGAACCCGTGGTGATGGACGGCACCTGCCTAACCAGCCGGGGGGCGGGAACCGCCGTAATGTTCGCCCTGGCGCTGGTGGAACGGCTCTACAGCAAAGATAAACGCGATGAGGTGGCCGGATCACTGGCCATTTAACTTAAGATGAAAACAAAAAGCCAACAGACGCGCAAAACAGTGGCCTTGGTGCTGGGCAGCGGATCTTCCCGTGGATGGGCGCACATCGGTGCCATCGAAGCTTTGGAAGAAGAGGGTGTTCCCATCGATTTCATCTCGGGGTGCAGCGTCGGTTCTTACGTGGGCGCCATTTATGCCAGCGGCAGCCTGGAAAGCCTCAAGGACTTCGTGCTGCGCATGAACGGCAAAAAGGTCTTCTCCTATTTCGATGTCGTCTTTCCCCGCTCGGGGCTGCTGGACGGCGCCAAAAAAGTGGCCGAGCTTTTCTCCATGCACACCGACGTGAAACACTTTTCTCAATTGAACATACCGATGTCGATGGTGGCGACCGACCTGAATCGCGGCGAGAAGGTGGTGCTGCGATCCGGCGAACTGCTGCCCGCATTGCGGGCCACCATGAGCGTACCGGGTCTTTTCGCACCGGCCCGGGTAAAGGGCCGCTGGCTGGTGGACGGCGGGGTGGTGGACCCGGTGCCGGTGGGCCCGGCGCGGGCCACCGAGGCCGATGTGGTCATCGCCGTTGACCTGAACAGCGGAATCGTCTCCCGGCGGATGCGCAGGCCTGTGGTGGAGGAAGCCGAAACGACGGTTCCTGAAACCCCTGAAACCAAAAGCGAACTACTCGCCAAACTGACCGACTATTACGAGACGGCGGAGGCCAGCTTCAAAGCCAAAGTCAACGAACTGCTTGGCCGCGAAGAGGAGATGCCGGACATTATCGATACGGTCATGACCTCCATCAACATCATGCAGGAGCGCATCACCCGTATCAATCTGGCCGTGGAGCCGCCGGATGTCCTCATTCAGCCGCGTCTGGGCGCGCTGAAGATGATGGATTTCGACCAGGTGGAACTGGCCATCGAAGAGGGCTATATCGGGGTCAAGGAGAAGATGGAGGATATCAGGGCACTGTTGGAAATGCCCAGCCGAAAGCCGATAGAAAAGTAAAACGGATTTCGCTGCCGGCCCACTAACGGAATGCCGAATCCGTCAAGCTACTCCACGCGAAATCCGGGTCGCCGGACGGGGTGTCGCTTTTGCGCCGGTCCTCTTTACGCCTGTCCAAATCCGGATCGATCATGGTGTATCCTTTGCGCCGATCCTTGCCGCTGCGTAGATTGATGTTGTTGTATTCCTTGCCTGTCGGATGCGTCTCGATTCGATCAATCATGGTATGGCCTGTCGGTTAGCGGTAATTGGTTTCATGCCGGCCGTACTTTCCATGTTCCGAAAAAAGCAAAACGCGTGCCTGATCGCCAAAACGCATAAATCCAATATGATATCAGATAGAAAGATCTAAATAACCGGACCGCCGCCGGCAGAAAAAGGTATGAAACGGATTTCACAATCTGGAAAATCCTTCTCAAAATGGGTGCAGCGGCAGGCGGGGCAAAAAAGAAATGAAGGGATCACACTCACGGTCCGCGCCGGGATCTATCCATCGCCCTCGATGAAGACATGATCGAAGCACGGGGGGGCTTCGTCCGCGTAGTATTTCAGGTAATTGTCCCAGTCTTCCAGCTTCGACCGGTCCCTGGCGTCGGCCCGCGCCAGCAGACGCTGTCTTCTCACCTCCGGCCGGCAGAAGACATAGTGGATTTCATATGGTCAACAGCCGCTCGTTGTTCTTCAACAGCTCGGTCAACGGCTGTCCCCAGTATTTGACTTCAATCTTCAAATCTTCCAGGGTTTGCGTCACCCCGAGCTGGTCCGCACAGGCCTTGCAGGCCGTTACATGCATACCGGCCTGTTGCGCTTCCTTGATTTTGGCCTGGATGGTTGCATCCTCGCTGACCAGCTTCGGGGTGGCCCCCCAAAGAATCAGGGTGACCTTTTCCCACCAGCCTTGGACAAGAGAATTGATGGTGTACATAAACACCATCTTCTCAGCCGTTATGGGATTGTCGTTTGTCCAGAGAACATAAAGGTGATCTTTTTCCATTCATTTTCTCCCTGTGGCGTTCTTTCGCCGTTTTCGATATTGCCGACGACATAGCGGCTACAAAATAGGCGAGAACAATCGCGCCGAACGAATGGCCAGGCGGAACAGCAGCGAACGGCGGTAGACATCATCGGTGGTCAAGGGGTCGGATCGGGCAAAGTCATCCAGGCACATGGCCTCCACCCGGCGGATAAAATCGGCATCGGTGAAGGCCATGGTGATCTCGAAATTGATGCGCAGGGAACGATTGTCCAGGTTGGCCGTGCCGATGCCGGCCAGGCAGTCGTCCATCAGAAAAACCTTCTGGTGCATGAAGCCTTCACGGTAGGTGTACATGCGCACGCCGGCCACGGCCACCTCGAACAGGTAGCTGTGCGCCGCCCACCATACCACCCGCTTGTCCGGATTGGCGGGGATGAGAATGCGCACATCCACCCCCCGCATGGCGGCCAGTTGCAGGGCCTTGATCACCGCCACATCGGGTACGAAATAGGGGCTGAGCATCCAGCAGCGCCGGGTGGCGGCATTGATGGCCTGCACCATCATCAGCGAACAGCTTTCCACGATATCGCCAGGGCCAGTTGGGATGCACAGGACCGGTTCGTTGCCGAACGTCGGCGGCGGTTCCCAGGATACTTCCGGAAGCCGGCCGCAGGCCCAGTGCCAATCCTCCACAAAGGAGAGCTGCACCCCGAGGGTAACCGGACCGGCCATCTTCACGTGCGTATCCCGCCAACCCGAAAAGCGCCGGCTTTTTCCCAGGTACATATCGCCGACATTGTGCCCCCCGACCCAGCTCTTTTCCCCATCCACCACCACGATCTTGCGATGGTTGCGAAAATTGATCCGGAACCGGTTGAGCCAACCGCGCCCCACCCGGAAAACGCCGATGTGCACGCCGGCAGCTCTCAACGCATCGATATAACCCCGGGCCAGACGGACCGAGCCAACCCGGTCATAAAGAAAATAAACCCGCACACCGGCCCTGGCCCGCTCGATCAGGGCTTCCTTGAGGCGATTGCCCAGACCGTCGGCATGCACGATAAAAAACTGAATCAGGATGTAATGGCGCGCTTCGGCGATTCCCTGTAAAATGGAGTCGAAGGTGGCCGGCCCATTGATCAGAATCGTGCAGCGATTGCCTTTCATGACGGGCAGCTGGTAGATGTCGCTGAGCACATCGATCTGCGGCGTCTCCCTTACCATGAGTTCCCGCAGTTTTTTATCCTGCCGCAGCTGTTTGCCAAGCTGATGAATATCCGTGGTCCCGTGCTGATGGGCGGCGGTGTAATCATGAATGCGCCGGGCGCCGAACATCATGTAGAGAAAAACGGCCAGGTAGGGAAAAAAGAAAAGCGCCATCACCCAGGCGATGGTGCCCTGGCTGGTTCGACCGTGCATAAGAACATCGAAGATGAACAGGATGCCCAGGCCGTGCAGCAGCAGGGGCACCAGAAGCATCCAGTAATCGATCACCAGCAGTATGGAATGCACGCTACCATCCTCCGCACTTATTCGCCACTGTCTTCATTCGCACCAGCATCGACCATGGCCATGAACTCGTCCTCCATGAGGACCTCCTTTTCCAGCAGGCGCTTGGCCACAGCGATGAGGGTCTCTTTTTTCTTCGTGATCAGTTCGGTCACCCGGTCTTCCCGTTGGTCGAGGATCTGGCGGACCTCAGCGTCCAGGCGGGCAGCGGTTTCTTCACTGTATTCCCGCGCTGCGCCGAATCCAGACTGCTGGCCGAGAAACCCCGGGCCCTGGTTGCGCGGATAGGTGGAAAGCCCCAGCGTCTCGCCCATGCCGTATTCGGAAACCATGGCCCTGGCGATGTCGGTGGCCCGTTGGAGGTCGTTGTGGGCACCGGTGGTCACATCCTGAAACATGATCTTCTCCGCCATCCGCCCCCCTAAAAGCACGTCGATCTTGGCCAGCAGCTCATTTTGACTCATCAGGTAACGATCCTCGGTAGGCCGCTGCTGGGTGTATCCCAGCGCCGCCAGGCCCCTTGGAATAATGGATATCTTGTGTACGGCGTCGCATCCCGGCGTCAGTGCGGCCACCAGTGCATGGCCCACCTCGTGGTAGGCCACAATCTCTTTTTCCTTGGGATTGATCACCCGGTTTTTCTTTTCCAGCCCGCCGATGAGCCGGTCCACCGCCTCGTCCAGTTCGGACAATCCCACGGCATTCTTGTGCCTGCGCGCCGCCAGCAGGGCCGCTTCGTTGACCACGTTGGCCAGGTCCGCACCGGAAAATCCGGGTGTTTTCTGGGCAATCACCTCCAGGTCCACATCAGGGGCCAGTTTTATGTTTTTGGCATGAATATCCAAAATGGCTTTGCGCCCGTTTACATCGGGGCGGTCCACCAATACCTGCCGGTCGAATCGACCGGAGCGCAGCAATGCGGGGTCCAGCACCTCCGGACGGTTGGTGGCCCCCATGATGACCACGCCTTTTCTGGCATCGAAGCCGTCCATTTCCACCAGAAGCTGGTTCAACGTCTGCTCGCGCTCGTCGTGGCCACCCACCATGCCTGCGCCCCGGGCTTTGCCCAACGCATCCAACTCATCGATGAAAATGATGCAGGGCGCCTTTTCCCGCGCCTGGGTGAACAGGTCACGCACCCGGGCGGCCCCCATGCCCACAAACATCTCCACAAAATCCGAGCCGCTGATGGAGAAAAACGGCACGCCGGCCTCGCCGGCCACGGCCCGGGCCAACAGGGTCTTGCCGGTTCCCGGCGGGCCTACCAGCAGAATGCCTTTGGGCATCCGGCCGCCCAGGTTCTGGTAGCGCTCCGGCTCTGTGAGAAAACTGACAACTTCCTGGAGTTCCTCCTTGGCTTCATCGGCGCCGGCCACATCCCCAAACCGCGTTTCGATATCGTGCTCGCCAATCAGCTTGGCTTTGTTCTTTCCTAAAGTCATCATGCCGGCAGCCCCGGCCTGCATGCGACGCATGAGAAAAAACCAGATAACGTAAAAAATCGCTATGGGAACCAACCACGAAAACAGGGTTTTGAAGAAGGTATCCTCCACCTGTCCGGAATATTTGACATTGTGCTCGCTCAGTTGCGTGGCCAGTTCGTTGTCCACCCGAACGGTTTTAAAAAGAAATTCGTCGCCGGCACTGTCCTTCATTTTGCCGTGAATGGCCGTCGAACTGATAGAAATTTCCTTGACCCGATCATCCATGACCGCCTGGACGAACTCGCTGTAAGGAATAACCCGGGGCCGGAACTGCCCCATGAGCAGATTTTGCAGAATCAATACACCCAGGACGGCCATCAGGATGTAGGAGATGTTAAACTGGTGCTTTTTTTCCATAATTCTCCCTTTTTTCTATATTGGAATCAACGATCACCCGCAGAACATGCGGTCTGTTTCCGGCCATCGGCCAAAGAAACCGAGATACACCGGTGGTTGAATCGTTGCGGTTGGTACGGGAAGCATTGCACCCGGTCTGGAAACGGATGCCTAATGGTAAAAGTGTTTCAATTTAGCATAGGACTCCCTTGATGTACAACGAAACTCGACCGCACGCCCTCCGGAGATGTCCGGGAGCGACTTATGGGTTGACTTGCGGGAGAAATCTTATATATTTTATTGGTATTTTCCGTACGTTAAGTACGAATCGAGGACTGTTTTCCGCTGCGGCCGCCTCCTTGTCGGCGACCGGAGACAACCCCGCTTCCCCGCATCAGGAGGTGTGTATGCGCTGGACATTCCTTATCGCCCTGGCCGCTTGTTTGCTTCTGGTTGGCCATTCGGTTTCGGCCGGATCGATTTACACCTGGACGGATGCCGACGGCGTCAAACATTATTCCAACGAACAGCCGCCCGAAGGTATCGAAGAGGTGCAGACCATCGAAGAGGTGCAGGGCGACCCGACAAGCGCCGAACAAAACCAGCAAGAATATGATCGTATGGTCGAAGAGGCCAGCGAGGGAGCGGATCGGCACTTTGATGAGCGGGCCCAGGAAAAAGCCCGTCAGGAAGAGGAACGGCAGCAGCAGCAAGATGAGGAAAAAGAACGCCGGATCGCCGAGCAGCGCGCCCGCCTGGAAAAGGAAATCGAAGCCGTTCGCAACAGGGGGTTGAGTCCGACCTTTACCAAAGGAATGCAGGACAACCTGATCCGGCAGCTTCAGGAACAGATCGACCAGCTGGAATAGTCGACTCTTTTCAACTTGTGATCAGAGAAATTTCCACCCGACGATTGGCGCGTCGATCCGTATCATTCGAATTGGACACGAGCGGCTTGAATTGGGATTGCCCCTGGATGGTCAGCTGGCCGGGGGGTACACCGCTTTCGATCAGCGCCCGGGCCACACTGGCCGCCCGGCCGGCGGAAAGCTCCCAATTGGAGGGAAACGCGCTGGTATGAATGGGCAGATCGTCGGTGTGGCCGGTTATCACGACCTGACATGCGTTGAGCCGGGAAATCAGGCGTGCCACGCCTTCCAGCGTTCCCCTTGCCTCGGCCAGCAGCCTCGCCTGGCCGACATTGAAGGTGATCCGCTCGCCCAGCACGAACACCGGCTGGCGGTCCTCCCACCGAACGTAAAAATCCTCGTTGAAACGATCCGCAAGGTCGTTGACCAACTGATGGTTCAGGTTTTCATCCGGCATGTGCTTTTCAACCGGGGGCGCCTTTTGCTCCGGCGGTTCGGTCGGCTGTGAATCGTTTCCCCCCGCCTGCAACACAGCCATATTCGCGCGGCTTTCCGTAAATACGCCGTCCTGACGATCTACGACTTCGGGCTTTGCCTCGGATTCGACCGTTTCTGCAGTTTCGATTGCCGCAGATGATGCCACCGTCTGCGCTTGGCGCTGAATGGCGTTGGCGTAAAGCATGATAAAAAAAATGAGCATGAGCGTCATCAGATCGGCCAGGCTCCACAAAAAGGAATCCGTTTCCACGGTCATGCCCTGACCGGCGCGCAACAGTTTTCCCCTGCGCCTCCAATGCGGTGTTTTGGACTTCCGCCAGGTTGAAGGATGTTCGTTCGGGATCGTCATTTCTTTACCTGGCAATGCCGCTTTGCTTGATGGCAGCGGTCCACTTCTGCCAGGGGCGCGCTCCGCCTCCAGCCGCTCGCGTCCCGGAAGGATTCCCGGCCTCGATATAGGAAAGCAGCCTGTGGGTGATCTCCAGCGAGGCGCATTCGTCATAGATGGCCATCACGCCTTCGATAACGATATTCAACGCCACGGTTTCCCGTTGGATGTGGACGGCCAGTTTGCCGGCCAGGGGTGCGAAAAGGAAATTCGCCAGAAGCAGCCCGTAAAACGTCGTCAGCAGCGAAATCGCCATCCCGTAGCCGATTTGCGAGGCGTCGCCCATATGGTTCAACACGTTGATCAGTCCGATAATAGTGCCAACAAACCCGAAGACCGGAGCAAGTTTCACAAAATATTGGATCACCGCCAGGTGAGATTGAAGTTCGGACAGATAGAGAGAAATCTTTTTTTCCATGCCTTCTTCGACCTGCTGCCGATTGCGCTGATCGAGAACCTGCAGCAAGCCCTGTCGCAAAAATAGATTTTCCACGGCCTCATAACGAACGCTCAACTCCCGGATGCCCAGCGTCCGCCGCAGGCGGGCCAAAGAGGCGACCTGCCGGATCAGATCCTCCGGATCAGTCGGTTTTCGCTTCAGGCTGGCAGTGATATTGTGAATGAAGCCGCCAACCGTGTTGACCGGGGCCGAAAGCAAGCCCCCGATAAGGGTGCCCACAAGAACCAGGACCGCGCTCTTCAGGTTGACCAGCACGGGGATATCCCCGATGACGTCACCGGCAACGATGCCGAAGACCATGATTCCTACCCATAAAACGGAACCTTTGACCATGTCTGCTTCCCTTCGCTTGAATATTTCACGATCATTGGCTTTAGCAGATTCTATGCCAGCCGAATTCAAAGAGAAAATTAGCGAAATCGCGGCTTTTTCGGCTTTTTCGGCATCTGTGCGCTTGAGAAAAATTTGCCGGGTTGGTAATAATTTCCGGTCTGCGCTTTATGCGTCATAAAAATCAAGTGGCCGAAAAGAGAAAAAAAATGATCCCTGCCGAATCCATGTCCATCACCTGCGGGCTGGCCAGCGCCCTGGCCTGGGGAGCCGGGGATTTTGCCGGCGGGTTGGCCTCCCGGCGGGGCAGTGCCTTCACCGTGGTTTTCTTTTCCCAGTTGATCGGCGGCAGCCTCCTGCTGGTTCTGGCGATGCTCTTTTCCCACAGCCGGCCGCCGGCCGCCCATCTTTTGTCTGGTGGGCTGGCCGGTGTTTTCGGTGTGCTGGGCTTGATTTTTCTGTATAAGGGGCTGGCCCGGGGACGCATGGGCCTGGTGGCACCCCTGTCGGCGGTGGTGACTGCCCTGATTCCGTTGTCGTTTTCGATTCTGGTGGAAGGCTTTCCCGGGCTGATGAGAATCATCGGCTTTGCCGTTGCCATGGCAGCGGTCTGGCTGCTTGCTTCCCCGGGAGGCCAGTTAAAAATCGAAAGGCGAGAACTGCAATTGTCTCTTCTCGCAGGCCTGGGATTCGGCCTGTTCTTCATCTTCATGGATCACGCCAGCAGCCAGGCCATTCTGTGGCCCCTGGTGACCGCCCGTGCGGTAGCTATTGGGACGCTCTTCGTCCTGCTGGCGGCCCGCCGGCAGTTGATGCCACCGTCCCGAGGCCAATTCCCCGTCATTGCCCTGGCCGGCATTCTGGACACAGCCGGCAACGCCGCCTTTGCCATGGCGGCCCATGTCGGCCGCCTGGACATCGCCGCCATTCTGGCTTCCCTCTATCCGGCCTCGACCGTGATACTGGCCTGGCTGGTGTTCCGCGAACAGTTGGGCCGCCAGCAATGGATCGGGGTGGCAGCCGCAGGCGGGGCATTGGTTCTGATCGCGATTTAAAATCCGGACCGCTCAAAATGAAGGACTCGTAAAAAGCTTTATCAGGCCATCCATGGCCACACACCCGAAAGAAAGGTGGTGGATTCGTTGGAGCGGCTTCCAGCCGCGATTCGTTCTAAAATCATCGCGGCTGGAAGCCGCTCCAACGAAAAAGCCGCCCTCAATAGATACCGTTTTCTTAGACGTCGAAATTGGCCCATCGCGGGAATGACATGTCTGGTAACCTTCTGCGAGACTGTCAATGTCTGGTTCCCATGCTCTTGCATGGGAACCCATAATCAACTTGAGCTTTATGGTTAAGCATATTTCTTTTTCCATCTCTTTTTTAAAATTTTTTTGACGTTTCCATCGATTTTTTAAATTTTGTTTGACAGATTCCACATATACAATTAGAAAAATAGATAGTGTCCATCCATAAATGGCCAATTTGCCCGATATCTGCGTTATACGAAAAATTTTTTCCTCGGAATATCAACTATATGCCTCCGGGAAAATTTTTCGAAAGCCTTGATCTCGGCCAAATTTGCCTATTTCTGGATAGACACTGATAGCGCTTGATCGAAAGGCTACCGATGAAAATTGACGATCTGAATGTTTCCATTGTCCGTCATCTGCGCGAAGGGCGGAAATCCTACAAAATCATCGCCGATGAACTCGGCGTTTCCGAAAATACGATCCGGTCGCGGGTCAGCAAGCTCGAGGAAGAGGGCGTGCTGGAAATCGTCGGCCTGGTGGACCCGGAAACCGTTCCCCGGCACCAGGTTGTGATGGTGGGCGTCAAACTGAGCACCATGGACCTGGTCAAAAAAGGCGCCGAGTTCAGCCGCATTCGCGGTGTGGTATCCGTCAGCGTGGTTACCGGGCGCTTCGACCTGATCCTATTGGTCTTTCTCAAGGAAGGCTTCGGACTTTTGGAATTTTATACCGAAGAGGTGTCCAAGCTGGAGGGCGTGCAGTCTGTGGAGACGTTCGTGGTCTATAAAAGCTACAATTTGAAGGTTCCGTATATTTTCTAAGAAGGGTTCAAG
This window of the uncultured Desulfosarcina sp. genome carries:
- the ftsH gene encoding ATP-dependent zinc metalloprotease FtsH, whose translation is MEKKHQFNISYILMAVLGVLILQNLLMGQFRPRVIPYSEFVQAVMDDRVKEISISSTAIHGKMKDSAGDEFLFKTVRVDNELATQLSEHNVKYSGQVEDTFFKTLFSWLVPIAIFYVIWFFLMRRMQAGAAGMMTLGKNKAKLIGEHDIETRFGDVAGADEAKEELQEVVSFLTEPERYQNLGGRMPKGILLVGPPGTGKTLLARAVAGEAGVPFFSISGSDFVEMFVGMGAARVRDLFTQAREKAPCIIFIDELDALGKARGAGMVGGHDEREQTLNQLLVEMDGFDARKGVVIMGATNRPEVLDPALLRSGRFDRQVLVDRPDVNGRKAILDIHAKNIKLAPDVDLEVIAQKTPGFSGADLANVVNEAALLAARRHKNAVGLSELDEAVDRLIGGLEKKNRVINPKEKEIVAYHEVGHALVAALTPGCDAVHKISIIPRGLAALGYTQQRPTEDRYLMSQNELLAKIDVLLGGRMAEKIMFQDVTTGAHNDLQRATDIARAMVSEYGMGETLGLSTYPRNQGPGFLGQQSGFGAAREYSEETAARLDAEVRQILDQREDRVTELITKKKETLIAVAKRLLEKEVLMEDEFMAMVDAGANEDSGE
- a CDS encoding DUF4124 domain-containing protein — its product is MRWTFLIALAACLLLVGHSVSAGSIYTWTDADGVKHYSNEQPPEGIEEVQTIEEVQGDPTSAEQNQQEYDRMVEEASEGADRHFDERAQEKARQEEERQQQQDEEKERRIAEQRARLEKEIEAVRNRGLSPTFTKGMQDNLIRQLQEQIDQLE
- a CDS encoding OmpA family protein translates to MRAGQGMTVETDSFLWSLADLMTLMLIFFIMLYANAIQRQAQTVASSAAIETAETVESEAKPEVVDRQDGVFTESRANMAVLQAGGNDSQPTEPPEQKAPPVEKHMPDENLNHQLVNDLADRFNEDFYVRWEDRQPVFVLGERITFNVGQARLLAEARGTLEGVARLISRLNACQVVITGHTDDLPIHTSAFPSNWELSAGRAASVARALIESGVPPGQLTIQGQSQFKPLVSNSNDTDRRANRRVEISLITS
- a CDS encoding MotA/TolQ/ExbB proton channel family protein; the encoded protein is MVKGSVLWVGIMVFGIVAGDVIGDIPVLVNLKSAVLVLVGTLIGGLLSAPVNTVGGFIHNITASLKRKPTDPEDLIRQVASLARLRRTLGIRELSVRYEAVENLFLRQGLLQVLDQRNRQQVEEGMEKKISLYLSELQSHLAVIQYFVKLAPVFGFVGTIIGLINVLNHMGDASQIGYGMAISLLTTFYGLLLANFLFAPLAGKLAVHIQRETVALNIVIEGVMAIYDECASLEITHRLLSYIEAGNPSGTRAAGGGARPWQKWTAAIKQSGIAR
- a CDS encoding DMT family transporter; the protein is MIPAESMSITCGLASALAWGAGDFAGGLASRRGSAFTVVFFSQLIGGSLLLVLAMLFSHSRPPAAHLLSGGLAGVFGVLGLIFLYKGLARGRMGLVAPLSAVVTALIPLSFSILVEGFPGLMRIIGFAVAMAAVWLLASPGGQLKIERRELQLSLLAGLGFGLFFIFMDHASSQAILWPLVTARAVAIGTLFVLLAARRQLMPPSRGQFPVIALAGILDTAGNAAFAMAAHVGRLDIAAILASLYPASTVILAWLVFREQLGRQQWIGVAAAGGALVLIAI
- a CDS encoding Lrp/AsnC family transcriptional regulator, with the translated sequence MKIDDLNVSIVRHLREGRKSYKIIADELGVSENTIRSRVSKLEEEGVLEIVGLVDPETVPRHQVVMVGVKLSTMDLVKKGAEFSRIRGVVSVSVVTGRFDLILLVFLKEGFGLLEFYTEEVSKLEGVQSVETFVVYKSYNLKVPYIF